A DNA window from Danio aesculapii chromosome 1, fDanAes4.1, whole genome shotgun sequence contains the following coding sequences:
- the herc56.2 gene encoding E3 ISG15--protein ligase HERC5.2 gives MLCYWGAQVREGFGLLKPEQVKHGNWGLKSICTKSAVQDISAGKCFVGFIRDGKASVLRLRDKDSAQDGKLKQLELKKDRIRSIVCGEAGAVLLADGGKVLVMDKYTVCRPFKGLDNRQVIQIACGDQHSMALTKDGQLFVWGENAHGQLGLKKEQAGTQSPQHLQSLYGIPVAQISAGGNHSFVLSLSGAVFGWGSNSAGQLGLGDTTDRFVPTVVKSLSGKKTVSISCGGEHTATLSKGGTVFTFGSGGFGQLGHNSFKDEHHPRLVAELWGSKVSQVTCGRHHTLVLVASTNLVYSFGCGMQGQLGSGEQIKQSVPLPVLLPTDCNREFTMEKLIAGEKHSFALFFKNPGNESAKPKSSTKGGILTLNYKMIDRWVSGSYPWATVKKEIKNVFSSAVCLNGSFLKPSLDEQDFELVGKAFSKLLENEKVISEVVKVVQQTLLPSLNPKPAHEESLRLYLLLPGLIKGLEQHQRSELSKALASKILKLNPEACEMLEMFWSKLPDDWLKGLVKLFHNESADLIDDMSVCVMDPDLKYLQNSLQILQMAYKVCCGSHSDITISDFIIYEISDLLDALEATIEDLGDWDPFMDYVYMMNLKDFYIRTLKILVKFPFVADYASKRRMFDSLENEQIQRTANRFLRNDSFNVLHVNRESLLMDTLKYLRQNTHSFSQPSKVAFIGENGIDMRGLSAEFFSLLSKSLLKWDKKVLEVHPSSLVWFNPHYTRGNKNFYLGVICGMALYNRHYINIDFPLALFKKLLQQKPNLDDLDELSPVEARCLKNLLKVDEEVVELLFLDFTVKGHELVPNGSQILVNKVNRQKYVDLYIDFVFNKSVKTQFEQFSRGFSKGCPLDAWTMFHPEELQELLHGSPQYNWKELQQSASYEGCSASDELVKNFWTVFFELSEENKKKFLMFLYGAERVPAGGFSKHRIKISQRDCPDPDDHLPKAQTCFGRLVLPKYNDINTLRNKLIHAINFCEFFGLE, from the exons ACTGCGCGATAAAGACAGTGCCCAAGATGGAAAACTAA AGCAACTGGAGCTAAAGAAGGACAGAATCAGATCGATTGTCTGTGGAGAAGCTGGTGCGGTTCTTCTGGCTGATGGTGGAAAAGTTCTCGTTATGGACAAATATACAGTGTGCAG GCCTTTTAAAGGTCTGGACAACAGACAGGTGATTCAGATTGCATGTGGAGACCAGCATTCAATGGCACTAACCAAAG ATGGTCAGTTGTTCGTATGGGGGGAGAACGCTCATGGTCAGTTGGGGTTGAAGAAAGAGCAAGCAGGCACTCAGTCTCCTCAACACCTCCAGAGTCTGTATGGGATCCCAGTGGCTCAGATCAGCGCTGGAGGAAACCACAGCTTTGTGTTGTCTCTGTCTGGAGCCGTGTTTGGGTGGGGAAGCAACTCTGCTGGACAGTTGGGTCTCGGAGACACTACAG ACAGATTCGTCCCTACAGTTGTAAAAAGCTTGAGTGGAAAGAAAACAGTGTCCATCTCATGTGGAGGAGAACACACTGCTACTCTTTCAAAG gGAGGCACAGTATTCACATTTGGATCAGGAGGTTTCGGTCAGCTTGGGCACAACTCATTTAAAGATGAACATCACCCACGACTGGTTGCTGAACTTTGGGGATCTAAAGTGTCACAGGTCACATGTGGGAG ACATCACACTCTTGTATTAGTTGCATCAACAAATCTAGTCTACTCATTTGGATGTGGGATGCAAGGGCAGCTGGGAAGTGGAGAACAGATCAAGCAGTCTGTGCCGTTACCAGTGCTTCTGCCAACTG ATTGTAATCGTGAGTTTACAATGGAGAAACTCATCGCTGGGGAAAAACATTCATTTGCCTTGTTTTTCAAA AATCCTGGGAATGAGTCTGCAAAACCTAAATCTAGCACGAAAGGAGGTATTTTGACACTAAATTACAAAATGATTGACCGCTGGGTGTCTGGAAGTTACCCATGGGCAACAGTAAAGAA GGAAATCAAAAACGTCTTCTCATCTGCTGTCTGCTTAAATGGAAGTTTTCTCAAACCAAG ccTCGATGAACAGGATTTTGAGCTGGTTGGGAAAGCTTTTTCAAAGTTATTAGAGAATGAAAAGGTGATCTCAGAG GTGGTGAAGGTGGTTCAGCAGACTCTGTTGCCGTCTTTGAACCCAAAGCCAGCTCATGAGGAATCGCTGAGACTTTATCTTCTCCTCCCTGGGCTAATCAAAGGTCTCGAGCAACACCAAAGAAGTGAACTTAGTAAAGCTCTGGCCTCCAAAATCCTGAAGCTGAATCCTGAAGCTTGTGAAATGTTAG agatgtTCTGGTCCAAACTTCCCGATGACTGGCTCAAAGGCTTGGTGAAGCTATTTCACAATGAATCTGCTGATCTGATTGAcgatatgtctgtgtgtgtaatggATCCGGATCTCAAATACCTGCAGAACTCATTACAAATCCTTCAGATGGCCTATAAG GTCTGTTGCGGTTCACACAGTGACATCACTATTAGTGATTTCATCATTTATGAGATCAGTGATCTTCTAGATGCG CTGGAGGCCACCATAGAAGACCTGGGCGATTGGGATCCATTCATGGATTATGTTTACATGATGAATTTGAAAGATTTTTACATC AGAACACTTAAAATATTGGTCAAGTTCCCTTTTGTGGCTGACTATGCATCTAAACGGAGAATGTTTGAT TCCCTTGAGAACGAACAGATACAGAGAACTGCAAACAGGTTTTTAAGGAATGACAGTTTCAACGTGTTGCACGTAAATAGAGAGTCATTGTTGATGGACACACTGAAGTATCTCAGGCAAAACACCCACTCATTTTCCCAACCATCAAAG GTGGCGTTCATCGGGGAGAATGGAATAGATATGAGGGGTTTATCAGCAGAATTCTTCTCCCTTCTCTCCAAGTCTCTTCTTAAATGGGATAAAAAGGTTCTGGAAGTTCATCCAAGTTCACTGGTTTGGTTCAATCCTCAT TATACACGGGGCAATAAGAATTTCTATCTTGGAGTGATCTGTGGAATGGCGCTCTACAACAGACATTACATCAACATTGACTTTCCACTGGCCTTATTCAAGAAACTCCTCCAGCAGAAGCCCAATCTGGATGATCTAGATGAGCTTTCACCTGTGGAGGCCAG ATGTCTGAAAAACCTTCTTAAGGTGGACGAGGAAGTAGTGGAATTGCTCTTTTTGGATTTCACA GTCAAAGGGCATGAACTGGTTCCAAATGGAAGTCAAATTCTAGTGAACAAAGTTAATAG ACAGAAGTATGTGGATTTATACATCGACTTCGTGTTCAACAAGTCTGTGAAGACTCAGTTCGAGCAGTTTTCGAGAGGTTTCTCTAAGGGCTGCCCGCTCGATGCATGGACTATGTTTCACCCTGAAGAGCTGCAGGAGCTTCTCCACGGCTCTCCTCAATATAACTGGAAGGAGCTTCAACAG TCGGCTTCCTATGAAGGCTGTTCTGCCTCTGATGAGCTTGTCAAGAACTTCTGGACTGTTTTCTTTGAGCTTTCTGAAGAGAACAAGAAGAAATTTCTGA TGTTCTTGTATGGAGCGGAGCGTGTACCTGCTGGAGGTTTCTCAAAGCACCGAATCAAGATTTCTCAGAGAGACTGTCCTGATCCAGATGACCATTTACCAAAGGCCCAGACCTGTTTTGGCAGATTAGTTCTTCCAAAATACAATGATATCAACACACTTCGCAACAAGctaatacatgcaataaacttttGTGAGTTTTTTGGTCTAGAGTAA